One window of Cohnella hashimotonis genomic DNA carries:
- a CDS encoding HAD family hydrolase yields MKQNILFDLDDTLIHCNKYFHFVQEQFADLMTTWFAPFELTKQAVLAKHSEIDIAGVQIVGFKSEHFPQSFVDTYRYYSALHGRSESEGEETLLWKLGLSVFEQETEPYPHMHETLESLAAAGHQLHLYTGGDPDIQKRKIEAAGLERYFRDRIYIRLHKNVEALKEILHSRKLRIDRTWMIGNSVRTDVLPALSCGLHAIYLKQEREWDYNVLPIAGAKPSGAFLTLSSLGQVPSAIASFLAQG; encoded by the coding sequence ATGAAGCAGAACATCCTGTTCGACCTGGACGACACGCTGATCCACTGCAACAAATATTTTCATTTCGTGCAAGAACAATTCGCCGACCTGATGACGACCTGGTTCGCGCCGTTCGAGCTGACCAAGCAGGCCGTGCTCGCCAAGCACAGCGAGATCGATATTGCCGGCGTGCAGATCGTCGGCTTCAAAAGCGAGCATTTTCCCCAGTCCTTCGTAGATACGTACCGCTATTATAGCGCCTTGCACGGTCGCTCCGAATCCGAGGGCGAAGAGACGCTCCTGTGGAAACTTGGGCTTAGCGTTTTCGAGCAGGAGACCGAGCCTTACCCCCATATGCACGAAACGCTCGAATCGCTCGCGGCCGCTGGCCATCAGCTTCACTTATATACGGGCGGTGATCCGGATATCCAGAAGCGCAAGATCGAGGCCGCCGGTCTGGAACGCTATTTTCGCGACCGTATTTATATTCGCCTGCACAAAAATGTCGAAGCGCTCAAGGAAATTTTGCACTCGCGCAAGCTGCGGATCGATCGTACCTGGATGATCGGCAATTCGGTCCGCACGGACGTCCTGCCCGCACTTTCATGCGGCCTTCATGCTATCTATTTGAAACAGGAACGCGAATGGGACTACAACGTGCTGCCGATCGCAGGCGCCAAGCCTAGCGGGGCGTTCCTCACGCTGTCCTCGCTTGGACAGGTACCGTCCGCGATCGCCTCGTTTTTGGCTCAGGGCTAA
- a CDS encoding phosphonate ABC transporter ATP-binding protein — MIHIIGLTRKLPTGKKVLDGIHGHLEPGKLYAVVGASGSGKSMLLRCLGLKEPWTSGELRIDGKDAIAGGAFARFRLKRKIAYLEQKALMYEKKTALKNVIIGAVGQVSWFRRMTGMVRSDDYMDAMETLENVGLIDRAHQPAEKLSGGERQRVAIARAIAHGAEVLLADEPVTGLDPHSQESIMAMLKQQAKDKNMIIVVALHRLELAEKFADEIWGLHDGRAVLTVRGRRLTGAEKNQIS, encoded by the coding sequence ATGATACATATCATCGGTCTCACGCGCAAGCTGCCGACAGGCAAAAAGGTACTCGACGGCATCCATGGACATCTGGAACCGGGCAAGCTCTATGCGGTCGTAGGCGCGAGCGGCAGCGGCAAGTCGATGCTGCTGCGCTGCCTCGGCCTTAAGGAGCCCTGGACAAGCGGGGAGCTTCGTATTGACGGCAAGGACGCGATTGCCGGCGGCGCCTTCGCCAGATTTCGTCTGAAGCGAAAAATCGCTTATCTGGAGCAAAAGGCGCTCATGTACGAAAAAAAGACGGCGCTTAAAAACGTTATTATCGGCGCGGTCGGTCAGGTATCCTGGTTCCGCCGGATGACGGGCATGGTGAGAAGCGACGACTACATGGACGCGATGGAGACGCTGGAAAACGTGGGCTTGATCGACAGGGCGCACCAGCCGGCGGAGAAGCTGAGCGGCGGCGAACGGCAGCGCGTGGCGATCGCGCGGGCGATCGCGCACGGCGCCGAGGTGCTGCTGGCGGACGAGCCTGTTACCGGACTTGATCCTCATTCGCAGGAGAGCATCATGGCCATGCTGAAGCAGCAGGCAAAAGACAAGAACATGATCATCGTGGTCGCGCTGCATCGGCTGGAACTGGCCGAGAAGTTCGCGGACGAGATCTGGGGCCTTCATGACGGGCGGGCCGTGCTGACCGTCCGGGGAAGACGGCTCACAGGCGCGGAGAAAAACCAGATTTCCTAA